A genomic segment from Idiomarina piscisalsi encodes:
- the ribD gene encoding bifunctional diaminohydroxyphosphoribosylaminopyrimidine deaminase/5-amino-6-(5-phosphoribosylamino)uracil reductase RibD, protein MIKLSQLKVDHEMMHRAIELARRGIMTTRPNPAVGCVITKDNKVIGEGWHQRAGEPHAEIHALKQAGADAKGATAYVTLEPCSHMGRTPPCADALIEAGIARVVVAMHDPNPRVSGNGIKRLHEADIDVLVGVLEKSAEQLNPGFLSRMRENRPFITVKMASSLDGKTALSDGRSQWITGSHARADVQYWRAQSDAILTGADTILKDDPMLTVRQSQWPATRSLPEPLKQPIRIVIDSQNRVTDDAKIFESSAPVWLVRCEPGKPIRHAHCHEVIIDKAASGKVELSALMTELAKREVNQVWTECGASLAAALIEAGYCDRLIMYSSGQLLGNAARSLFDIDEPNTLDKAIRFKITDRRQVGDDQRVIAVPQFMTGKG, encoded by the coding sequence ATGATTAAACTGTCGCAGCTAAAAGTTGATCACGAAATGATGCATCGTGCCATTGAGTTGGCTCGGCGCGGTATTATGACAACGCGTCCTAACCCTGCTGTCGGTTGTGTGATAACCAAAGACAATAAAGTCATTGGTGAAGGCTGGCATCAGCGAGCCGGCGAACCGCACGCGGAAATTCATGCATTAAAGCAGGCCGGTGCTGACGCAAAAGGTGCAACGGCTTATGTGACTTTAGAGCCGTGCAGCCACATGGGACGCACGCCGCCCTGTGCGGACGCTTTAATTGAAGCGGGCATTGCGCGTGTTGTGGTCGCTATGCATGATCCGAACCCTCGGGTGAGTGGTAATGGCATTAAGCGTTTGCACGAAGCGGATATTGACGTGTTGGTTGGCGTGTTGGAAAAATCCGCGGAACAGCTGAACCCAGGGTTCTTGTCCAGAATGCGAGAAAACCGCCCTTTCATTACTGTCAAAATGGCCTCGTCGCTGGATGGAAAAACGGCGTTATCGGATGGCCGCAGCCAATGGATAACAGGTTCCCATGCGCGTGCCGATGTTCAGTATTGGCGAGCTCAGTCCGACGCGATCCTTACTGGTGCTGATACCATTTTAAAAGACGATCCCATGCTGACGGTTCGGCAGAGCCAGTGGCCAGCGACAAGGTCTTTACCTGAACCGTTAAAACAGCCGATACGTATTGTTATCGACAGCCAAAACCGAGTGACTGATGATGCTAAAATCTTTGAATCATCCGCACCGGTATGGTTAGTTAGATGCGAGCCGGGAAAACCGATCCGCCATGCCCATTGCCACGAGGTTATAATTGATAAAGCAGCCAGCGGAAAAGTTGAGCTGAGCGCTTTGATGACTGAGCTGGCTAAACGGGAAGTGAATCAAGTTTGGACTGAATGTGGTGCCTCTTTAGCAGCAGCACTTATAGAGGCGGGTTATTGTGACCGGCTAATAATGTATAGCTCAGGTCAGCTACTGGGCAACGCGGCGCGTTCACTCTTTGATATTGACGAACCGAATACTTTAGACAAAGCGATACGCTTTAAAATAACTGACAGGCGTCAGGTTGGTGATGACCAACGAGTTATCGCAGTACCCCAATTTATGACAGGAAAAGGTTAA